One part of the Paenibacillus silvisoli genome encodes these proteins:
- a CDS encoding histidine triad nucleotide-binding protein yields the protein MDCIFCKIVEGSIPSKKVFENERILAFHDIQPQAPVHTLIIPKKHIPTMNDVTGEDDALMAEIFAVARQIAKEQGVAESGYRLVNNVNNDGGQVVYHLHVHLLGGEKLKPLG from the coding sequence ATGGATTGTATTTTTTGTAAAATCGTAGAAGGATCGATTCCTTCCAAAAAAGTATTCGAAAATGAACGCATACTCGCCTTTCATGACATACAGCCTCAAGCGCCCGTACATACGCTCATCATTCCGAAGAAACATATCCCGACGATGAACGACGTAACCGGCGAAGACGACGCGTTAATGGCGGAAATTTTCGCGGTGGCCCGCCAAATCGCGAAGGAGCAGGGCGTTGCGGAATCCGGCTACAGACTCGTCAATAATGTCAACAACGACGGCGGACAAGTCGTGTATCATCTGCATGTTCACCTGCTTGGCGGGGAGAAGCTGAAGCCGCTGGGTTAA
- the rpsU gene encoding 30S ribosomal protein S21 — protein sequence MSETKVRKNETIDAALRRFKRTIAKDGVLAEVKKRKHYEKPSVKRKLKSEAARKRKF from the coding sequence GTGTCTGAAACAAAAGTTCGCAAAAACGAGACGATCGATGCTGCACTCCGCCGCTTCAAACGTACCATCGCAAAGGATGGCGTATTGGCCGAGGTGAAGAAACGCAAGCATTACGAGAAGCCTAGCGTAAAGCGTAAGTTGAAGTCCGAGGCTGCGCGCAAGAGAAAGTTTTAG
- a CDS encoding GatB/YqeY domain-containing protein: MNLSERLNDDMKQAMKDKEKFKLTTIRMIRSSIKNQEIELKRPLEDAEVLDILSREIKQRKDSLQEFEKAGRDDLAKDVAAEIEIISVYLPQQLTEEEIKLIVQQTIQETGASSKAEMGKVMSALLPKTKGRADGKLVNTFVQQFLQ; this comes from the coding sequence ATGAACCTTAGCGAACGATTGAACGACGATATGAAGCAAGCGATGAAAGATAAGGAAAAGTTCAAGCTCACGACGATTCGGATGATCCGTTCATCCATTAAGAATCAGGAGATCGAGCTTAAACGTCCGCTTGAAGACGCTGAAGTGCTTGATATCTTAAGTCGTGAGATCAAACAACGTAAAGATTCCCTCCAAGAATTTGAGAAAGCCGGCCGCGACGATCTTGCGAAAGATGTCGCAGCAGAAATTGAAATTATTAGTGTATACCTGCCTCAGCAGCTGACCGAAGAAGAGATCAAGTTGATTGTTCAGCAGACCATCCAGGAAACCGGTGCTTCTTCCAAAGCCGAGATGGGGAAAGTCATGAGCGCACTTTTGCCAAAAACAAAAGGGCGGGCTGATGGTAAACTAGTAAACACATTTGTGCAGCAATTTCTGCAATAA